DNA from Xanthomonas hyacinthi:
TATGCGGGGATGGATCTGAAGAAATGGTTTTGAGAGGCTGGGAATGGGGAACCGGAAATCGGGAATGGGAAAAGCGTGGCGCCTCGTTGTGCGTCAGAAAGCCCATGAGGTCTGGACGCGCCGCGGTTTCGCGTCGCGCCTGTTGCTCCAACGCGGCTCGATGATGGCGCATGGCTAAGACATCCGCTTCGTTGATCGCGGCCAAGACGCTGGTGCATGCGCTGGCGCTGGCGCCGCTGGCCTACCTGGGCTGGCAGTTCTGGCAGGTGTGGCAGAACGGCAGCGATGCGCTCGGCGCCGATCCGGTCGCCGAGATCGAGCACCGCACCGGGCTGTGGGCGCTGCGCCTGTTGCTGCTGACGCTGGCGATCACGCCGCTGCGGCAGCTGAGCGGGCAAGCCGTGCTGCTGCGGTTCCGGCGCATGCTCGGGCTGTACGCGTTCTTCTACGCCTGCGTGCACTTAGGGGTGTACCTGGGCCTGGACCTGCGCGGCTACTGGGCGCAGATCTTCGAGGAGATCGTCAAGCGCCCCTACATCACCGTCGGCTTCATCGCCTGGCTGCTGCTGATCCCGCTGGCGATCACCTCCACCCAGGGCTGGATGCGCCGGCTCAAGCGCAACTGGGGCAAGCTGCACAAGGCGATCTACGCGATCGGCGTGCTGGCGGTGCTGCACTTCTGGTGGCTGGTGAAATCGGATATCCGCGAACCGCTGCTGTACGCGGCGATCCTGGCGCTGCTGCTGGGCTGGCGCGGCGGGCGGGCGCTCAGCGCGCGCCGAACCACAGCAGCCCGCTGAGCGCGGCCGCCAGCAGCAAGGCGCTGAGCAGCAGCCACGGCCAGCGCAAGGCGGTGGCCGGGCGCGGCGCGGCGACCGGCGCGGCCGCCAGCGGAATGCTGGCCGGATCGTGCTTCAGCGGCTCGCCGGGCGCGGCCTGCGGCACTTCCAGCACGAAGCGATGCTGCGCGTCGAACACCAGCTGGTCGCCCGACTGCAGCCAGCAATCGCGCACCGCGTGGCCGTTGACCTGGGTCTGCGCATCGCCGAGCCCACGCAGCAGCACGCGCTCGCCATGCCGTTCCAGCCGTGCGTGGCGCTCGGCGAAGGCCGGATCGTCGATGCAGATGTCGCACTCGCGCAGGCGGCCGACGCAGCGCACGCGATCCAGGGTATAGCTGCGGCCATGGTGCTGGCCGCCGACGCCACGCAGCAGCAGGCGCGGATCGTCGCCCTCGCCTTCGGCCGCGTCGGGCAGGCGCTGCAGCGGCTCGCACCCGCCCTGCACCACCATTTCCACGCCGTCGGCATAGACCGCATCGCCGGCGCGCAACAGCGCCATGCGCCGCACCGGACGCCCGTTCACATGGATGCCGCGGGCGCCGTTGGCCACCTGCAGCCACAGTCCGCGCCGGTCCAGGCAGAACTGCGCCAGCAGCAGCGCGCCCTGGGTATCGTCGACCACGCGCACGTGCCCGGACGCCTGCCGCACGATGCGGTGCACGCCCGCGCGCAGGGGCCGGTCGGGTTGCTGGCGGTTGCTGAAATGGACTTGCAGGTCGGGCACGGCGGGGAGCCTAGCAGGTTGCCCGCGCTTGAAGAAGCGCGCCGCGCCTGGACAACACTGCGCGCATACGCACAATGCCTGATCTTTTCCACGGGCCGCATGCCCGCACAGGAGCCAGCCAGCATGTCCAGCATCGACATCCGCCACGACCACGACAAGACCCCCGCACAGGCGCGCAAGGCGATCGAGGACGCCGCCAAGAAGCTGTCCGCACGTTTCGACCTGGAATCGCGCTGGGACGGCGATGCATTGCTGTTCTCGCGCTCCGGCGTGGACGGGCGCATCGCACTGCTGCCCAAGCAGGTGCATGTCACCGCCGAACTGGGCTTCCTGCTGTCGGCGCTGAAGGGCACGGTGGAAGGCGAGATCCGCCGCGTGCTGGCGGAAAAGCTGGGCTGAGCGGCGAAAGCCCCTCTCCCCCCGGGAGAGGGGTTGGGGTGAGGGTCCGGCGCGAAGCGTCTCGCCGTATTTGGGTGCGCGAGGCTGCGCCCGGACCCTCATCCGCCCCTACGGGGCACCTTCTCCCGATGGGAGAAGGAACAGCCGCCGCATGGCCCCTCCCCCACCGGGAGAGGGGTGGGGTGAGGGTCCGGCCCGCTCAGTCGAAGGCGAACGGCTGCGGGTGTCCGGCGAACAGGCGCCGCGATACTTCGCGCTCGGTGCTCTCGATATCGCCGATGAAGCCTTCGGCATCGCCGAGCTTGGAGAACGCGTCGAAGCCGCGTTCCAGGAACCCCTGCAGTTCCGACAGCCCCGCCGCCTTGGCCGGGCCGCGCGCGAAGCGCAGCAGCATGCGCACGCCCGGGGTGTGCACCGCGGTGGCCAGGCCCAGGCCGACGCTGGCGATCAGGTCGATCTGGTGCAGGCGCAGGCGGCGCAGGCCGGTGTGCCGGTAGGCCTGCGCGTACACGTCGTCGTTCAGGCGCTTGCGGCGCGGCGCCAGTGCCTGCAGCGCCTCGGCCATGCGCAGGTCCAGCGCGTGGGTCAGCGCGCCCAGCTCGATGCCGTCGGCGACCGTGTCCAGCAGCGTGGCCGGCATCAGCCGCTGCATCATCGGCAGCACCTTGACGATGTCGGCGTCGCGCCGGCTGAAATCGCGGTCGCCGTAGACGTCGGTGAGGAAGAACATCGCCGCCGGCTGCCGCTGCGGGTCCTCCAGGAAGTGTTCGAAGCTGCGCTCCAGCCGCTGCGTCTGCCAGCGCCGCAGTTCCTGCAGCCAGCGCAGCGCATTGCGCGGCTCCTGCGCCGGATCGTGCACGGCCTGATGCCACGCCAAACGGCGGCCGAGTCGTTCCAGGACGGGATTGCTGCGCGCCATCGGCGCCGATGATGGTGGTAGCCGGGCACGACCGCAAGCAGCGCCGCGCTCGGCTACACTCCGGCCAACGCCTCCTGCGGACCGTGCATGCTTTCCCTCCACAGCGCCTCGCCACGCCCCCGCTCCCACGGCCGTATCGGCCTGGCCATCGCTGGCGGCGGCCCGATCGGCGGCATGTACGGACTCGGCGCGCTGCGCGCGCTGGACGAGGCCCTGGACGGACTCGACCTGGCCCGGCTGGACTGCTACGTCGGGGTCAGTTCCGGCGCGTTCCTGACCGCCGGCCTGGCCAATCGGATCAGCAGCGCCGAGATCTGCCGGATCTTCGTCACCGGCAACAGCGACGATGCGCGCTTCCGGCCCGAGGATTTCCTGCGCCCCAACGTCTACGAATACCTGCGCCGCGCCGCGACCCTGCCCAAGCTCGCCTACGGCTGGTGGCACGACCTGCTGAACGAGCCGCGCAAGACCCGCTGGTCGGACCTGATCGCCCGCTTTGGCGGACTGGTGCCCAGCGGGCTGTTCGACAACGCCGGGGTCGAACGCTTCATGCAGGACGTGTTCAGCCGGCGCGGCCGCAGCAACGATTTCCGCGCGCTGGAGGCGGACCTGTTCGTGGTCGCGGTGGACCTGGACAGCGGCCGCACCGTGCGCTTCGGCGAACCGGGCCTGGACCAGGTGCCGATCTCGCTGGCGGTGCAAGCCAGCGCCGCGCTGCCCGGGCTGTACCCGCCGGTGGAAATCGACGGCCGCCACTACGTGGACGGCGCGCTGCGGCGCACGATGCATGCCTCCACCCTGCTGGAGCGCGGCATCGACCTGATGATCGGGATCAATCCGCTGGTGCCCTACGACGCCACCCATGCGCCGCGCCGCAACGGCCAGATCGACCGCACGCGGCTGCTCAGCGGCGGCCTGCCGGCCGTGCTGTCGCAGACCTTCCGCACCCTGCTGCAGTCGCGCATGCAGGTCGGGCTGGAAAAGTACGCGCGGCAGTATCCGCGGGTGGACCAGCTGGTGTTCGAGCCCAATGCCGACAACAGCGAATTGTTCTTCACCAATCTGTTCAGCTATTCCGCGCGCCACCGCGTGTGCCAGCTGGCCTATCGCAACACCCTGGCCGACCTGCGCCGCAACGCCGAGGTGCTGGAACCGATGCTGGCCGTGCACGGCATCGCCCTGCGCCACGAGATTCTCAACGATCGCCACCGCACCTTCCTCGACGGCGTGGACGTGCAGCCGCGGCGCATGACCGAAACCACCGCGCGTCTGCGCCGCGCGCTCGACGACGTCGACCAGGTCATCGCCGGGCGCCGCGCCACCCGCCGCACGCGGCGTCCGCCGCCGCTTTCCACCGACTGAGGCGCGGGCGCTGGTGTGGTTACACTAACCAAAACCATCGCCGTGAGTCTCCAATCCAGCCACCCAACCGCCGAAGGAACCGCATCGTCATGGCCACTCTGAAGAAATCCGCGCACAAGAAGAAGACCGCCACCGCCAGCGACGCGGGCCTGCAGGCGCAGGCGGAAAAGCTGTCCAGGCGCCTGGGCGAATCGGCGCAGCAGGTGTGGCTGGCCGGCGTCGGCGCGTTCGGCCGCGCCCAGGCCGAAGGCGGCAAGCTGTTCGAGACCCTGGTGAAGGAAGGCCTGACCCTGGAGCAGAGCACGCGCAAGCTGGCCGGTGGCGGCGTCGATGCGGTGCGCGATGTGGTGGAGAACCGGGTCGGCCAGGCGCGCGAACGCGCGGCCGATACCTGGGACCGGCTGGAGAAGGTGTTCGAGGACCGGGTGCAGCGCGCATTGCGCAGGCTGGAAGTGCCCAGCCGCGAAGACCTCGGTACCCTGGTCGATCGCGTGGACGCCTTGAACGCCGAACTGCGCAACCTGGGCAGCGGCCGCCGCGCGCGCCAGGCGCCGGCCAAGCCGCCTGCGGCCAGGAAAGCCGCGAAAACCGCCGCACCCCGATCCCGCCCGGCCAAGCAGGCAGCGCCGGCCCGGCGCCGTGCCGGTCCGGTCGTGGCCAGCGCTGCGCCCGCGCCGAAACGCCGCAGCGGCAAGCGTGCGGCGACGCCTGCCGCTGCAGAATAAGCTTTTGTTGCAAAGCAACAGATTTTTTCCGACAATCGGGACTGGACCCGCCAGTCCATCAAAAGGCCGTTTGCTCCCCTCCCCTCTCGGCTTCGGACTGGCGGGTCTTCTTCTGTCCGCCGTTCCCCGCTGTCGCCTTGCCGGCGCTGTGACACGCTGGCGATAGACTGGCGTCATCGATAGCGTCACGCGGGTGCACGCATGTTTTCCTGGATAGCGGCAACGGTCTTGGCAGTTGCAGCATGGCTCGCTGCCACGTTCTACCTGTGGGTGGTCCGGCGCCGCGAGAACGAGACCGCCGCCGGGCTGCACGCCCTGGCCGGACTGCATTGGCGCGATTTCTCGCGCATGGTGCGGCGCGCGATGCACGAGCAGCGCGACCTGCACGACGCGGTGGCCGACCAGGACGCCTCCCGGGAACCGCAGAGCGACTTCGTGATGACCCGCGGCCGGACGCGCTGGCTGTTGTCGTGCAAGCATGGCCGCGCCTACCGGATCGGCTCGGCCGCGGTCAACGAACTGGGCGCCGCGGCGCGGCTGATGGGCGCACAGGGCGGCATCCTGGTCACCGAGGGCACGGTGCAGCACGACGGCATCGCCGCGGCCGACAAGCAGTCGGTGGAGATCCTCGACGGCCGCCGCATCTGGCCGATGCTCAAGCGCTACCTGCCCAGCGAACTGGAGGACGGGGTGATCGGCGCCAGCCGCCGGCGTGCGCAGCGGCATACCGCGATCGCCGCGCTGGCCGCGCTGACCCTGGGCCTGCTGGTGGGGCTGGGCGGGCTGGCGCTGCAGCAGCGCAGCGCCGATGCCGCGTCCGCCACGACGCTGCCGGCGCCTGCCACGCCCACGCCAGCGCCGCCCGCGGCCAATACGCCGCCCGTCAGCGTCGCCGCGGCCCCTGCCGCGGCCGCGGCCCAGCCCGCCACCGCAGCACCCGACGCCGCTACCGAAGCCGGCTATCGGCAGTCGGTGTCCAAGGCCCTGGCCAGGACGCCGGGCCTGATCCGTGGCATCTGGCAGACCCAGATGACGCTGGCGATCGATCGCAGCGGCGACGACGCGCAGGTATGGCCGCGGATCTGCAAGGAAGTGGAACGCTACCCCTCGCTGCGCACCGTCCGCATCCAGCTCAATCCGCGCCCCGACCGCAACGAGCCGGTGCGCTGGCGGCAATGCAGGACGTTTTGAGCGGGGATTGGGGAGTCGGGATTGGGGATTCGCAAGAGCGTTGGCGCTTGCGCGTCCATCATCCCCCTGTTTGATCCGGTGCGTTGATCCGGCGCGGCAAAGCCGCTTTTACGAATCCCCAATCCCAAATCCCCAATCCCGGCCCATCACCAATGCATCCCGCGCATCAGCGCCGCGAACGCGATCTGCTCCTGGCTGGGCCTGGTCTCGCGTAGCGCCTTGCGGTCGCCCTTGGCCGCGGCCGAGTCCGGGAACAGCT
Protein-coding regions in this window:
- a CDS encoding restriction endonuclease, whose amino-acid sequence is MFSWIAATVLAVAAWLAATFYLWVVRRRENETAAGLHALAGLHWRDFSRMVRRAMHEQRDLHDAVADQDASREPQSDFVMTRGRTRWLLSCKHGRAYRIGSAAVNELGAAARLMGAQGGILVTEGTVQHDGIAAADKQSVEILDGRRIWPMLKRYLPSELEDGVIGASRRRAQRHTAIAALAALTLGLLVGLGGLALQQRSADAASATTLPAPATPTPAPPAANTPPVSVAAAPAAAAAQPATAAPDAATEAGYRQSVSKALARTPGLIRGIWQTQMTLAIDRSGDDAQVWPRICKEVERYPSLRTVRIQLNPRPDRNEPVRWRQCRTF
- the msrQ gene encoding protein-methionine-sulfoxide reductase heme-binding subunit MsrQ, which encodes MAKTSASLIAAKTLVHALALAPLAYLGWQFWQVWQNGSDALGADPVAEIEHRTGLWALRLLLLTLAITPLRQLSGQAVLLRFRRMLGLYAFFYACVHLGVYLGLDLRGYWAQIFEEIVKRPYITVGFIAWLLLIPLAITSTQGWMRRLKRNWGKLHKAIYAIGVLAVLHFWWLVKSDIREPLLYAAILALLLGWRGGRALSARRTTAAR
- a CDS encoding FFLEELY motif protein, which codes for MARSNPVLERLGRRLAWHQAVHDPAQEPRNALRWLQELRRWQTQRLERSFEHFLEDPQRQPAAMFFLTDVYGDRDFSRRDADIVKVLPMMQRLMPATLLDTVADGIELGALTHALDLRMAEALQALAPRRKRLNDDVYAQAYRHTGLRRLRLHQIDLIASVGLGLATAVHTPGVRMLLRFARGPAKAAGLSELQGFLERGFDAFSKLGDAEGFIGDIESTEREVSRRLFAGHPQPFAFD
- a CDS encoding patatin-like phospholipase family protein; the protein is MLSLHSASPRPRSHGRIGLAIAGGGPIGGMYGLGALRALDEALDGLDLARLDCYVGVSSGAFLTAGLANRISSAEICRIFVTGNSDDARFRPEDFLRPNVYEYLRRAATLPKLAYGWWHDLLNEPRKTRWSDLIARFGGLVPSGLFDNAGVERFMQDVFSRRGRSNDFRALEADLFVVAVDLDSGRTVRFGEPGLDQVPISLAVQASAALPGLYPPVEIDGRHYVDGALRRTMHASTLLERGIDLMIGINPLVPYDATHAPRRNGQIDRTRLLSGGLPAVLSQTFRTLLQSRMQVGLEKYARQYPRVDQLVFEPNADNSELFFTNLFSYSARHRVCQLAYRNTLADLRRNAEVLEPMLAVHGIALRHEILNDRHRTFLDGVDVQPRRMTETTARLRRALDDVDQVIAGRRATRRTRRPPPLSTD
- a CDS encoding phasin family protein — encoded protein: MATLKKSAHKKKTATASDAGLQAQAEKLSRRLGESAQQVWLAGVGAFGRAQAEGGKLFETLVKEGLTLEQSTRKLAGGGVDAVRDVVENRVGQARERAADTWDRLEKVFEDRVQRALRRLEVPSREDLGTLVDRVDALNAELRNLGSGRRARQAPAKPPAARKAAKTAAPRSRPAKQAAPARRRAGPVVASAAPAPKRRSGKRAATPAAAE
- a CDS encoding FHA domain-containing protein — translated: MPDLQVHFSNRQQPDRPLRAGVHRIVRQASGHVRVVDDTQGALLLAQFCLDRRGLWLQVANGARGIHVNGRPVRRMALLRAGDAVYADGVEMVVQGGCEPLQRLPDAAEGEGDDPRLLLRGVGGQHHGRSYTLDRVRCVGRLRECDICIDDPAFAERHARLERHGERVLLRGLGDAQTQVNGHAVRDCWLQSGDQLVFDAQHRFVLEVPQAAPGEPLKHDPASIPLAAAPVAAPRPATALRWPWLLLSALLLAAALSGLLWFGAR
- a CDS encoding polyhydroxyalkanoic acid system family protein, with the translated sequence MSSIDIRHDHDKTPAQARKAIEDAAKKLSARFDLESRWDGDALLFSRSGVDGRIALLPKQVHVTAELGFLLSALKGTVEGEIRRVLAEKLG